TAAAGCCGTTATTAAGGCCGAAACGGCGCTTGGCGCAAAAGCCGACGAAGAACTTTTGAAATCTGTTGAAAATGCAGAAGTTACCGATGAAATAAAGGCCTTTGCGCAAATGTTTAAGGACGCCAAAAAAGCAATGGTTGTGTTTGAACAGTATAAGCTTACAAAGGATGCGGCTGTCGCCGTAGCCGATATGGCCGTGCTTGGCGGCCATGCATACGGCGCAAGGAACGGAATAATACAGGTTAAACGCAATGTGAATTCTCAGGGGCTTGGCATGCTCGGCATCGGAAAGGCCGACGTATTGTCATTAAACGCAATGATTATATTCGGCGAGGATGTAAAAGAAGATCTAAGCGGCCTTGATTTCCTTGCTGTGTGCGACACTTATCTTACGGAAACGGCGAAAAAGGCCGACATTGTGATTCCTCTCGTTTCCCTTGCGGAGTCGGACGGCACAACCGTAAGCTGCGACGGCGCTGTAAACAGCGTGCATGCCGCTATACCGCCTCTTTCAAAAAGCAATATAGAAATTATAAAAGATATTGCCAACGTAATGGGTGAGAATTTTGAATATGCAGACCATAAAGAAGCGTTGAGGGAAATGGAAAGAAACGGGGCGCTTAATAAAGGGACCGTCGGCATATCCCTTAAAGCTGTAAAAGACGGTGCGCTTCTTCGGGAAACGGCAAATACAAACGCCGCCGCAAATGTATTTAATTCATTCCTGAAAAGGGAAGGAATACTGTAAGCTGAAGTATGCAAAAAACAAATTTTGTCCGTTAAGGGCGGTTAATGGTTAAAGTTTTGCATAACCGCCGGCGGGCAAAAACAACGCTAAACAAAACGCGGGTTAACCTGACGGGTTAAAAGACGGAATTTAAGTTTTTTTGTTCCCGTTCGTCGTGTTAAGGCAGTTTGAATAACGGACGAAAGTTTTGCTGAAGGCGCAGGATTTAAAACGCGGCGCGGCAGTATCGGGCAATGCGCGTTAAAATGAAGGAAGCCGATATTTTCAATATTCTGAAAATATCGGCTTCTTTTTGTTTTGAATGGATTTAATAAAGCGGAACAGTATTTTATAACTGCTGAATGAAGATATAAAATAGTGATTTTAAATATGCATAAGTAAATTCCGTTCCATAGGATTTGCGGATCATATGCGCCGCATACAAGGAATCTAAGCCTGCCGAATTTGCGTATGAAACATAGTCTGAGATTTTTTATAGGCGGACGGCATGCACAGAAAATACGATTATGCACAGCCGTCCGCCGGAATTTCCGTTTGGCGGATATTATGATCCGCGGCGTATAACGCGCGCCGGGCAAAATACGGTTTTGAGCAGGAACATATACGGTTTAATATTTGGAATTAGAGTATGAATAAAGTTCGCAGTCCGCGTTTCCCATACTTCCGGCCTCGGGAATTTCATGAACGCTTTCCATGCCGTTTAAAGCGTCGGCTACGGCAAAACAATCGGAGCGGAGCGTGAACTTTTCGACAAGGCGTTTAAGCATATCGGCCTGATCCGAAAGCTCCCGGCTAGCCGCCGCACTTTCCTCTGACGTAGCGGAATTTGTCTGTACGACTGAGGAAATTTGATCTATGCCGATAGTTATCTGCGAAATCGATTCGGCCTGTTCATCGGAAGCGGCGGAAATTTTTTGTATCAAGTCGATAATCATTTCGGATTTTTCAACGGTTTCGCTCAGGGATTTTGCTGTGGAGTCCGCAAGGCCCGATCCGTTATTGACGGCTTTAATCGAATTTTCAATTAAAGCGGCGGTATTTTTGGAGGCCTCGGCGCTTTTGCTTGCGAGGTTGCGCACTTCGTCGGCAACAACGGCAAAGCCTTTTCCGGCGGCTCCTGCCCGCGCCGCTTCCACGGCGGCGTTTAACGCCAATATATTAGTTTGAAAAGCAATGTCTTCTATTGTTTTTATGATTTTGTTTATTTCGTTTGAACTTGCCGTAATGTCTTTCATCGCTTCAACAAGATCGGACATTTTTTCATTGCAGCTTTCCATTTCGTTTCCTACTTCATGTATGGTAATATTTGCAGATTTGGCGTTTTCGGCATTTTTTCCGATCTGGGCGGAAATACTGTTTATGGTTGCGGCCAGCTCTTCTACGGAACTTGCCTGTTCCGTTGCTCCTTGGCTGAGATCCTGCGCTCCGGCCGAAACCTGATCGCTGTTTCGGTTTACAAGATCCGCGCTTTGGCTTATCTGGGAAAGGGTGGCATTTAAGTTTTCCAGTATATTGTCTATGGAATTGAGAAGGGGCGCAAAGTCGCCTATGTAGTTTTCGGGGTGATCGCTTTTTATGTCGAAATTGCCTTTAGCCATTTCGCTTAAAAGGCGGTTTTCATCATAAATAATATTTTTAAGGCCGTCCACGATTATTTGTGTGGAAGCGGCAAGTTCGCCTATTTCATCTTTTGAAGCAAAGGATGGTATGGGGGAGCTTAAATCGCCTTTTGCAAGCATAGCTATACGTTCGCTGCATTTTTTTATCGGTCCGCTTATACTGCGCACAAGATATACCGTTGAAAGCACAGCCGCGGCTATTGAGACCGCCATAAGCAGTACGGTGCCCGCTGTCGCTATAACTGCGAGGCGTGCAAGGTCGTCGTGAACTTTATTCCCGAGTTCCTGTTTGTTGTCCATAAGGCCTACAAGGCCGGAATACATTTCATCATAAAGAGGGTTAAGCTCCGTTACGATTTTCTGCTGTGCCTTTAAGATGCCGCTGCCGTTTTGCGTAGCGGCAAGGTCAATCAGTTCCTGCGCTTTTGCAAAGTATTCGTTCCAATTTGATTTTGAACTTTCAAAAAGCTCCGAAGCTTCTCCGGGCGTTATGGTTTGACCGATAGTGTCGAAATATTGCTCAACCTCGGCGCAATCCTCTTCAAAAGCCGTCGTAGCCTCAAGACGCAACGCCGGAGTGCTGAGATTTATGGCGTTTTTAACGTTTGCGTTTATAACGCCGAGGTTTGCGATTATAAGGCCTAAATCGCCTTGGGCAAAACCATAGCGCGACATTGCGTCGGAATATTTGGTATTAATGTTATGTATGGAAAAAACATTTGCGGCGCCGGATATGACGGATAGGATACATACGACGACAAAAAGCGAGGCGATCTTTTTGCCGATTTTGAAATTCTTTAACATAATTGAGTCCCCCTTATGATGTTGGTGCTATTAATTTTAACGCACTATTATTCTATCATACGAAAAGTTTTTTGCAAAGGGGATAAAAAGGGCTTTGTATAAAAGATCAATAAAAGTTGTGTGGGCATGGGATTTTATATAAAATCGAAAACACATGATTTATAAGAATATGACAATTATTGATAATATATGTATAAATTTTTTGTAAAATTATAAAGTTCGATATGCGAGCGAATGTTTGATATTATAAAATATGCTGTTTTAAGTGGTTTTGCGCGGTATACAAGGATCATTTTACGCAATATATATTCAAATATGCGATTTAGTATCCTCCCCGTCATTTTGGAAATGTATGTAAAAGTGATGTAAAATGCATAAGATCTATAAAAAAATCATTAGTTTTTTATAAAAGATATAAATATTATCGGCATTATATTAGTCTGTAATATATAAAAAAGAAGCGATATATTGGGCATATGATTTAAAAAGTAACAAAATTACGGGTTGTAATAAATAAAATTTTTGATAATGAATAAAATTTTAAAAGATCTTTTTATATATTTTGATCTTTAAAGATTTGCTTTTTGCCTAAAAAAATGTTGAATTTTAAGGAGCTTAGTAATATACTTATATAAAAAATAAGTTTTTAAATATTATTGTAAGGAATTGTTATGATTTGTATAATTTTATGAGATTTCAATGTTGGCACGTTCGATTTTCGGGCGCCGTTTTATTTTTCAAATATAATTAAATGCGCCGATAAAACGGCCGATATGGTTCCGTTATGTTTATAAAATTTAAAAGGGGTGTTTTTGTTGCGGTTTTTAAACAATAATTCATTATTCCTTTCTAAAAGGGTAATGGATTTTTTATGGGAAAAACAGGTTGTTGCGGCTAATAATATAGCGAATTCCGAAACTCCGGGGTACAAAGCGAAATACGTTACTTTTGAAGAGGAACTGAGAAGCCGCGTTAACGCCGCCGACCATAAAACGGGAACGGATATCAGGGAAGCTATCGGTTCGGCCCGGGCCGAAGTTAACTACACCAATGATGAAACAACACGCGCCGACGGAAACAACGTCAACGTGGATGTGGAAAGCATGGAAGTAGCTAAAACGGGAATACAGTACGAGTATATGATGAAGGCCTTTAACGATGATATAACAAGGCTCAGGACAGTAATAAAAGGCTGATTAATTTTACCA
The DNA window shown above is from Anaerotignum faecicola and carries:
- a CDS encoding methyl-accepting chemotaxis protein: MLKNFKIGKKIASLFVVVCILSVISGAANVFSIHNINTKYSDAMSRYGFAQGDLGLIIANLGVINANVKNAINLSTPALRLEATTAFEEDCAEVEQYFDTIGQTITPGEASELFESSKSNWNEYFAKAQELIDLAATQNGSGILKAQQKIVTELNPLYDEMYSGLVGLMDNKQELGNKVHDDLARLAVIATAGTVLLMAVSIAAAVLSTVYLVRSISGPIKKCSERIAMLAKGDLSSPIPSFASKDEIGELAASTQIIVDGLKNIIYDENRLLSEMAKGNFDIKSDHPENYIGDFAPLLNSIDNILENLNATLSQISQSADLVNRNSDQVSAGAQDLSQGATEQASSVEELAATINSISAQIGKNAENAKSANITIHEVGNEMESCNEKMSDLVEAMKDITASSNEINKIIKTIEDIAFQTNILALNAAVEAARAGAAGKGFAVVADEVRNLASKSAEASKNTAALIENSIKAVNNGSGLADSTAKSLSETVEKSEMIIDLIQKISAASDEQAESISQITIGIDQISSVVQTNSATSEESAAASRELSDQADMLKRLVEKFTLRSDCFAVADALNGMESVHEIPEAGSMGNADCELYSYSNSKY
- the flgB gene encoding flagellar basal body rod protein FlgB, coding for MRFLNNNSLFLSKRVMDFLWEKQVVAANNIANSETPGYKAKYVTFEEELRSRVNAADHKTGTDIREAIGSARAEVNYTNDETTRADGNNVNVDVESMEVAKTGIQYEYMMKAFNDDITRLRTVIKG